The DNA window GTTGCATATTTGCTTTCTGGCTCCCATGGATAAGAGCTCCGGGTAAAGCTGACAGCACGCCGGGTGATAATGCCCCATAAACTGTGCGCCTGAATGAGTGATGCAAAGAGCGACCGGTTCGGATCACACGTAAGCGCTGGATTGCTGATAGCAGGTGGAGAACCCTCAAGAGCAGCTCGTGAAGGGGGCTCCCTCCCTAGGTCAAATTCTTCCTCATTACAGGGGAGGAGAGCAGTAATGTCCGACGCAGAAAGGGAAATGGGCGAGTGAGGGCCTGAGTGCAATTGGTCCTGACTATGTAGCATCCACTGGCAATACTGTTCAGCAGGATTCGGTTATCATTGTGGTCTGAATAACTTACTAGAGTGCGACGAGCAGACTCCCCCCGAATCCTGGTATCGACCGTCGGATCTGAGATATCGTATGTTTCTTCCAAATGGAGACGCAACGCCGACGCCATCCGCAGAGCGATGCCCATATTCATCTGTCGATCAGCAATGGACACATTCTACATCTCGTATCTGGTACATACATGACTTTCGTTTCTGAGTCCACTGCCTTGTTGTGCGATACTGAGCAAGTAAAATGCTTGACAACTTTCCAACGTGTACTTCGCCGCAAAGATCTCACTGGGTGCAATTGCCGCAGCGCGCTCCATAAAGAACTCAGCTGCTTTTATACCAGAGCCATAGCGAGTCGCGAGAGGAGGGCTGAAACGTGCCGAAATACTGAGGATGCTAACCACAAGAAAGACGCTAACGGATTGATAATCTTGAATCAGGCGTCTGGGAAACTGCTCTTTGGGGATAAAGCCAAGTTGAAAATAGTATCGAGTGAATCGATTTATGCCGTCGATAATTTCGGGTATTGGGGGCAGACGTTCCCATTCACTGTTCGGTTTAtttaaaggctttacagGAGCGTCAAGGATGTCACGTCGTGCTTTAACCGGATCTCTTCTACCTGACTTGTCTGCCCGGACACGGGGGTGACGAAAATCACGGTCATGATCCGGTTGGCCCCGTTCAAGAAACGTGCTATTGGATAGAACGTCAGCTCAGGTTTCGAAGGAACGGGCAGGTAAAGTTACCATTCATCAGCACCATATCCAGCTTCAGCACAGGCCTTGCACGGGGGCTGCGCACGATCATGGACACATTTACTCCTCATTCGTCGACATCTATGATGAATGATTAGAAGAGGGAGATTAACAACGGATGGGCGCAATTATTCACCTTCGACAAGCAATGGGGGCTCGTCGTTTGACGGCCGCAGCAGAAGACTCGGCGTCAGCCATACGCCCAGCCGCCGTCGTGCTACCCTGCTAACAGTGGAAGTAAATCCGGTGTATGTGCCTATGATTTGTTTGGGGCTTTGGTAAGGAAGTTAAAGAGCAGTTGAAGATCAAAGTACACGTATTGTGAACGTTAGTGACAGGTTTCGGTCCTGTAATGGTCGTACTCCGTTGGCTGTAGAACTGGTCCTTATTCCGCAAATTAGACTATTGTGCTTCGGGCTGTACGATATATCGGAAGTGAACGGCAGATGATGTAGTAACGGAGCGGCGTATTGACTGCCGGGCGTCGGATGTTAATACCGCCGGTACGATCCAGCCCGCTCGACAAGCCAGGGAGTTCTTGCCGTCTTGAGCAGGTATCAACAAGGTCCTCTTGCACAGTCGGCTATATgcgaaagaagaggagggaTCGATAAATTGTTGACTGCGTATGCTTCAGAGGAGCTGATACAAGGCCATTGGCTCATAAAATGATGGACTTTGAAAGTAGATTACCCGTATAGGTAAGGTAGTTAATAAACAAGGCCGGCAGTGATCTCAGCAAAGTGCGGCTTGATTGTAGAGTGGCTTAAGCTCCTCCTCAGCTCGGTACTTTCGTGGTTGTATTAGGTATTTTGGGTGCTTGCATGTGATGTTAGTTGGTCATTCCTTGTTGACTTTGCTCGAAGGAAGGAGGGTCTCGAGCTTTGGTTCAGAACAAGGCCGGAGTGGGACGCCAGAAAGAACGACAGGAAGCAAACAGAGGCGGTTTGGAGCGACCACGACGAGCGGGCATCACAGCGAGTTTGATAATGCTGATTTTGGCAAGGTATCCTCTGGGGACAGGGCAGGGCAGGGCAAGATAGGGCGTCTAGGCTACTAGCCGCAGTGTAAGTGAGTAAGCTATTGGCGTTGGCACAGTCCTTGCCTTTCAAACCCTTGAAAGTATCGTGCTGCAGATGGGGAGAGAAAGACGGCGCAAACTCAAAATGTTGATTAAGAAACGATGAAAGACGGGAGCGGAAGTCTAGTAATGATATGCGTGCCGACCTGGTACTAGTAGTAGTCGTAGAGGCAGGAAGGAAGGAACATACTACCTTACCTATCTCCTCTGATCCTCGAAGCCTGTGGAACTGGGTGGCGTGACGATTGACCAATCGTATTGGCATAATCTACTAAACGATTGGCAGTCAGTACTCGTTGAGGAGTTGGCATGAATCCACAAGGCCTCAGGGACCTGAGGAGACTCAATAATTAAGGCAGGCACTAGTCTGAAGGGCACAAGGAGGTAAGCTAAGCTAATATTGTACCCGTATATGCGCTTCCATTGTCATTCTCTTCATCCATTATGGGAGGCGACACCGAGGGAGCAAGGCTCTCGCAGCACAGTCCAAGACATGTAATGGCAGTTGCATGCTGAACCATTTGTGATTGGATGAAGAACGAGACCCCGACTATAGCGGCTAAAGAATGCAAGGAACAGGGATGACGGGAGGGCCCGGCCTTATTCTTTCATGACGACTACTTCGAGGCACCTTAGTCTGGAGAGGACGCCGAATTACTTACTTAAGTGAGTTTTGGAGAAACAAACGCACGCACATATTATACACGCACGGGGACCCATCTGTTGAAACTTCCTTGGTCAGAGAGTATTCAATATATACCAAACACAAGGGATGACTATTTTAGCCTTGTTCAGACATCAGCTGTTTGTATGGAGTACACTAGTAAGGCCAACACGTTGAGAATCTGACGGGTCGTTTCTCTGTTCATGACAAGAGGGAGGCATGGCTGGTCCCGTCCTCTCTGCCATACAGATCATCACGTTTAATCTCGAAGCTTCCTCCTTGCCAAGACTCAAAGAGCCTGATCCTGGAATCTGACTTGAGACTACGGACACGCTGCTGGAGGAAGCCGTACATATGTATTGGTATTCCTCTtccactcactcactcactccttcattcattcattgcAGGGcggccaacagcagcagcattaTCCACCTTTGGTCTTAGCTGATCCACTACGGTGTGGTTTGCCAAACACACCGACAGAATACTATCGGAACAACCCCGACAGTTACAAAAAGCGAGTTCCGAGATTGTTGAATCGACAACTGAAGTCTTCGATACCCAGAAAATGGAGTTTGGATCAGGGTTCCACATGGGAACGGCTGTTGTCGATCTAGTTTCGTGCTAGGGCTGGTATTGACTCGCTGATGGGTTTGTACTGCCTACTTGCCAACATCCGGTGACCAGAATTTCATGCGAGGCTTTTTCGCTTACCCACCATCAAATTCAATCCAGGTTTTTTGTGTCGCAGAGTAATCTTGGACCCAAGCCACTCGTATTTCCGTATACGTATCCAACCATGGCTGTGATACGGATCGTATCCTTTCCAAATAAGGCATACAAATTTTCTTGGTACAGCCAGTGGATCCTTGTGGACACGTGCGAGTCATGTAGTTATGCTTGTAGGGCTAAGCTAAACTGCCTTGTTGATGGTGATTGACCTCTACGTACTATGTGCGTTGGAACTTGTCAGGGATATTGAGAACAACTACCGGGCTCGGGAGGTTTATGATTTCCATGCAAGGGGTGAGAATCCATACATCCAAACGGATGGCTTCCTTGGAACAAGACGTGTATCTCATAGTCAAAGGCCAACAAGCTCCCGCCATGTCACTGTTTTCGAACCACTTCACAACAGCATCATGAATATCAACATGCCAGGGAGGGTAGAAGTGGAATCTAAATGCAGCATACCATTCATGTTGATGAGTAATCGCATCAACTTTGAGGTCCAGCTAGCTAGACTCGGGAAATGAAAGTGTTTTCTGTTCATGCTACGGGCTGAGGTTGCACTGACGACAAGTTTTTTTCTGGGTCGCTCAACGTCGCATTACCGTATCGGCGTGAATAGACGCGGGTTTAAAATTCCCGATCGCCGTGCCCATTCTTTGATGCCAGGACGATCCACAGTGAAGGCTCGATCTTTGGACTAGAAGATAGGGTCATAAATATATGATTCGACGTTATACGCTTGAGTATGTAGTCACCGGAATCTCACTTTCAATGCTTTTATTAACCCCAGAAAAACACTAGGTCCAGGCCTGATAAAAGCCACAAGGATTATCCTAAGGAATTCGGCAAAAGGTTTCCGCATATCATAtgctgaggaggaggccCGAGAGCTTTGATAGGTGGAAATAGTTGAGCTGCTGAACCTTGAACCCGTCACAACATTTGTATGTTGTATTGTCATTGAAATCCTATTAGCGCTGGAACGTGATTAGAGGCCAGGTGTTCCTAAAAGCTGTTGAGGTCAGTAGGTCTAGAGGTAGATAGGAAACATATTTCGAGCATATATCCATGCATTGAATCTCACGTGATATCGACATAGTCAGAGAACGTATAAGTGGAATGACCACGATAACGCAGCTACTGTTCGACAGCATCACCAAGTATAGACACTAGGTAAACAATCCAACAAATAGTCTTTCATTGAATAAATTAGTCTCaaaaaggttatttaaaCTCTGCAGCTACAGATTACGGGTACCAACAAGAACGGTTTCAATAGGTACTAACCTATGTAACGTACCTAAAGTCAGTGCGTCCTGACAAAGAACTGATGTAATTCTTACGTGGGCCAAGCAGGGGGAATAGCATTACCTATCAACAACTCCAACACTTTTTTTCTGCCCCTCTAATCAAACTGAATTGAAAATCCCCATGATTTTCGTTTGATTTATTTCGTTCGTTATTCGAAGCCCGACTGTTTATGTTGCCAGCTCATTGTCTGGCTGGTAACAATTCACTGGCTAGTCATTTTTGAAATCATGTAGGACAACCAAGGCTACCAGCACAATTCTCCTAAGTGTACATGTGTTAGTAGCTTCTAGTTGCTACGTTAGTTAGCTTAAGAAACACTCATACAGACTTCAGTGTATACATGCCTGTGCCCGGCTGGTTGTAGACGAGGTCTCCATCTGCCTCCTGCAGACTATGGTAACAGACTGGGGGAGGCATCATCTTTCATATATGAGCATCGTCGTAATGCATCCACATCGATCTAGAAACACGGGTATCCATACCAATATAGATTTCACTGTTAATGCCAAGATGCATTGATGGGACTTTGAAAACGGGTAGCGCCATCCACGGACAACGCCCACAGACAACGTCCTTAAATCCCCATAGTTCACTAGGGACAGGGATGTCATGGATACTAACACCTCTACGGAAGTCGTAGATAGATTGGTCTGGACCGTTGTTTAGTGCTAGTATCTGCTTCTCAACTGTCCCTACGGATATATGATACGTCGTGAAGAAAGGCATGGCACGTTTAAAGCCGTTATAGCTCCCAGTTGTTATTTTTTAATGATTACACCTTTATGTTTAAAAATTTGATATCCTGTTCCGGATACGATACTATCTTGACTTACGTATATATATGTCTCCTCTAGTGGTGTTTCCTGAATAGCAGGTTCTAAATACCTGAGGCACTATAATGCGAAAATACATAGCTGTTGGTTAATCAGACCTTACATAAGATAGGAGATAAATCAGCGTTGCTCATATCAAACTAACCGTTCGAAGTAAAGAAAAGCAGTAAAGATAACGTTGGTATGTACCGTACAATACTTCCATGAGGTTGTAGGTAGCAGTGGAGGTTCAAAGGACCGTGCAATTAGTGTCTATTAGACTGTGACACACTGTGCACGACTCATCTCAAAGCCCCTGTCATCATGCAAGACGAGCTCGTGGAATCTCATGTTTACTTGGAGAAGACATCAAAAGTAAAAGACATGATTTCTCATTTCAAACTTTGGTCAGCCACGTCTTACGCCGAAACCGCGATGGAATTTGTGACTCAGTGGAGAAACTTTTGCACGCTGCATCGAGTGATCGGCTAAAATTTTCTCCTCACTCGCTCATCCCGTCACTTTCAATCTTTCTCTCCCTTTCACGTTGCGTGATTGACTACTTCCTGACGATATTCAATCCGACTTTGTTTCCAATACAGGAACGTACTAAAGCCGATTAACTAGAATTTGTCACATACCGCTACCATGTCGGGTCTAACGGAAATCTCCCTGCCAAGCTTTCAAAAGATTGCCTCCGGCAAAGTGCGCGATCTTTTCGAGCTTCCCGACAAGAACACGCTTCTCTTTGTGGCCTCTGATCGAGTCTCAGCCTACGATGCTGTTCTCAAGAACGCAATTCCTGACAAGGGAAAGATCTTGACCCTCCTTTCGGCACACTGGTTCCGGGTCTTGACGGAGCGCATTCCTGACCTGCGCACCCATTTCATTAGCCTCGATGTCCCTGAGGGCGTTAGTACCAAGGAGGCTCAGATTATCAAGGACAGATCCATGGTCGTCAAAAAGCTTTCTGTCATCAAGATCGAATCCATCGTGTACGGTCTCTCCCGTATTAGAAGCCCCTTTCAAACCCATTCCTTGGGCGCGAAATGGCGCATAATGCTAGTGTTCTGTTTGGGCGTCAAGACGCTAACATACTGACAGGCGAGGCTATTTGACTGGCTCCGCTTACAAGGAGTACAAGAAGAACGGCACCGTTCATGGTATCACTGTCGAGCCTGGTATGGAGGAGGCTCAAAAGTTCAAGCAACCCCTGTGGACACCTAGCACCAAGGCCGATGCCGGAGAACATGACGAGAACATCCACCCCGACGACGCTTGGAAGGAGGTCGGTGACCGCGAGACTGCGGACCGCGTCAAGGAGCTGTCCCTGAAGATCTACGATGAGGCCTCCAAGTACGCCGAAGAGCACGGCATCCTTCTGGCCGACACAAAGTTTGAGTTTGCCAAGGATCAAGAGGGCAAC is part of the Fusarium poae strain DAOMC 252244 chromosome 4, whole genome shotgun sequence genome and encodes:
- a CDS encoding hypothetical protein (BUSCO:38002at5125), which produces MSGLTEISLPSFQKIASGKVRDLFELPDKNTLLFVASDRVSAYDAVLKNAIPDKGKILTLLSAHWFRVLTERIPDLRTHFISLDVPEGVSTKEAQIIKDRSMVVKKLSVIKIESIVRGYLTGSAYKEYKKNGTVHGITVEPGMEEAQKFKQPLWTPSTKADAGEHDENIHPDDAWKEVGDRETADRVKELSLKIYDEASKYAEEHGILLADTKFEFAKDQEGNIYLVDEVLTPDSSRFWPAAGYMPGRDQDSFDKQFIRNWLTKEGLKGKEGVELPQDIVQATSDRYREAFLMLTGKKFEDAVSQ